The DNA region GCCGCGCGCGTTTCAGCCGCCGCTACACCGCGCCATCCCTGGCCACCGCCGCCCATCAGCTCAGCGGCGACGTCATTTACGAGATCACCGGAACGCGCGGGCTCCCCGGTAGCAAGATTGTATTCTCTGGCAGCGCGGGGCGCGGGCGCGAAATCTTCATCTGCGACTGGGACGGTAAGAACCTCAAGCAGCTCACGAGCGATGGCTCGCTCGCGGTCTCCCCAGCAATTTCTCCGGATGGACGCAAAGTAGCATTCACCAGCTACCGCAGTGGATACCCCGACGTTTGGGTGCTCGACCTACCGACCGCACGCCGCCAGCGCGCATACAATTCACCGGGCACCAACACCGGCGCAGCCTTCTCACCAGACGGACGCCGCATCGCCCTGACGATGAGTTTCAGCGGTAACCCGGAACTTTACGTCGGACCTGCAACCGGAGGACGCGCCCGCCAACTCACAAAAACCATCGAAGTGGAATCCTCACCATCGTGGTCACCCGACGGCCGCCAAGTGGCCTACGTCACCAGCCGCGGTGCCGGCCCGCGCATCGCGATTGTCAGTGCGGGCGGTGGCCGACCGAAGATCCTCAACACAGGCCATGGCTACAACACCGAGCCAAGCTGGTCGCCAGATGGCAAGCAGATTGCCTTCAACGTCCGCGGCTCGGGGGGCATGCAAATTGCAGTCTATGAAATCTCAACCGGCCGCACCCGGATCGTCGGCAGTGGCGAAGCTCCCCACTGGGGACCGGACTCACAGCACGTTGTTGCAACCAAAGGCGGCGACCTCGTTTTGATCAACACCGCCGATGGCTCCACCCGCACCATCGTCAAGGGACGGCGCGCCAAGGAACCATCCTGGACTATTCGCTAACCCCACCGGACTCACTATCATCTCCCTGACCCGCTAATCTCACTTCTGTCATGAACGCACGCACCCTCCTCGCCGCCGCAGTCGCACTGGCTATCATTCCACTCACATCGTGCCAGCAAACCCGCACCGATGACTTCGCTGCGGATCCTAACTTCGACAGCTCGGCCTACGAGGACTTTGCCAATGTCACGCCGCTACCGCAGCGCGACAGCTCGATTTCGTTTTACGGTCCCGGCAGCGAACGCTTGGACAAGAGCATGTTTGGCCCGGTCTACTTCGACTACGACAGCTACGCCATCAAACCGACCGAGGGGGCGAAACTCGAGCAGATGGCCACACGTCTCCGCTCGAACCGCAAGCGCTTGATCATCGCCGGCCACACCGATGCCTCGGGCACTTCTGAATACAACCGCGCACTCGGCGAACGCCGCGCCCAAGCAGTCCGCTCGACCCTGCTTGCCATGGGCGTCGCCTCCAACCGCATGCAAACCGTCAGCTTCGGAGAAGACGCCCCCGCCCAACCAGGCAACGCCAGCGCCAACCGCCGCGCCGAGTTCGGGGCGTACGATTAAACCTGTTCGCTGAGGGGGGCTCACGAGGCACCACCTCCATCCGAAGGACGGCGCCGCGCAGTGATCTCACGCCCGCTTCGCTCAAGACGCAGAGACGCGAAGAAGTATAAGTAGGAACCGAGACTCCAACTCGACACGCAGCTCCGCGCTTGCGCAAAATCAACCTAATCTGCGAAATCTGCGGATAACAAAACAACCCTCCGCAGATCATTCACCGCAGCAGAGCGCAGCGAAAACACAGCTCCCGAACTCATCCACAGGACGGCGCCGCTCAGTGATCTCACGCCCGCTTCGCTCAAGACGCAGAGACGCTAAGGTGTTATAAGTAGAATCCCGGTTCTCCTCCTCACAGCGCCGCCCCGCGCTTGCCCAAAATCAACCTAATCTGCGAAATCTGCGGATAACAAAACCAACCCTCCGCAGATTATTCACCGCACCAGAGCGCAGCGAACACTAAGCATTGGTCGCATCGATGAGTGCCTTGAGGCGCTGGACGGCTTTTCCGCTATCGAGCGATTCATTGGCCCGATCGAGCGCTTGCTCCATCGATTCACAAACGCCGGCAGCACAAAGGCCTGCCGCAGCATTGGCCACCGCCATGCGTCGTGGTGCACCGCGTTCGTCACCCGACAAAATTGCTTTGGTGATCTGTGCGTTCTCTCGCGCGGTTCCACCTACCAACTGTTCGAGGCCATCGGCATCCACGCCCCCCACCTCGGCGGCGGCCAGCACCGACCGGGTGATTGGCTGCCCTGACACCACGCGGGCAACTTGAGTTTCTCCCAGAATTGACACCTCGTCCATACCTTGGCCCTCTCCGGTCGTGCCATGCACCACCCAGCCCGACTTGCGGCCGAGTGCCTTCATGATCTCAGCGAACTGATCGACCATCGCAGCATCGTAAACGCCGATAAGCTGGTGATCCGGCTTCACGGGATTCAAGTGTGGCCCGAGCAAATTAAAGACCGTGCGCACACCGCGGGCCGCCAACTCCTTGCGGACAGGTACCACTGCGGCAAACGCAGGATGATAGACTGGCGCGAACAAGAAGCCAATTTTGGCCTGCTTGAGTGCCTCGGCAAACTGCGACGGAGCCAGGTCGATCTTCACCCCCAGAGCATCCAACAAATCAGCACCACCTGACTTCGACGTCACCGCACGGTTAGCGTGCTTGACCGGAACCACGCCGGCACCTGCGAGGATGAACATGGCAGTGCTCGAGACATTAAAAAGGTTCAGCTTGTCCCCTCCGGTTCCGACAATATCGAAAAGCGGCTCCTCAAAATCCGAAGCGTCCACCTGCGGATCGACCGCATGACGCAAGAACGCGCGCACGAAAGCTTCAATCTCGGCGGTGGATTCTCCCTTTGCCGCCAGGGCTTCAAGAAATGCCAGGCGATCGGCATCCGCAGTGTCTTGGGCGATCAACGCATCTGCACACAGGGTGACGAGATCCACGGGCAAATCCTGACCAACACGCAGGGAATCGACAGCAGAGGTGAGAATATTCATGGCGCGCACCTTAGCAGTGGTCATGAAATCAGCGCAACGCGATTGTTTGCCAAAGATCCGCTCCATGGCGTATCATGGAAAAGAATCGATTTTTGCCCCGAAGCCTCCCCCATGCACCAGGATCCCACACCCCCATTGACCGAAAAATCACCACTCGAAGGACAACTGCTCGTGGCCACTCCCGTCCTGCGTGACCCTCATTTTTTCCACAGTGTGATCTATCTGAGCGACCACGACGACGATGGGGCACACGGGTTGGTGCTCAACATGCCGGTTGAATCCTCCGTCAGAGAGCTGCTGCGCGGCCAGGAATTCGACGCACTCAGCGACGTCCCCGTCTACCGAGGCGGCCCGGTCAACCAGGACAAACTCACCTTCGCCAAGCTCGACTGGGACAACAGCAAACAGAGCTTCACTTTCGAGAACCACCTGTCCTCGACCGCTGCCACGGAAGCCTTCCAGAAGGGCGAAGACGTGCGCGCATTCGTGGGTTATTCCGGCTGGACCGCCGGCCAGCTGGAAAACGAACTTGAGGAGAACGCGTGGGTAACCCACCCGCCGATCGCTGCAGTTTCGTTCACCGATGCCACCCCGCAGTTGTGGTCAACCGTTCTGCGCTCGATGGGGCCATTCTACGAACTACTGACCACCACGCCGCGCCGCCCCGAGCTCAACTAACGAGCTCCGGTAAAGGTAAACCGCACCTCCGGCGCGCATCTAATTGTGGCGTCCCCCTGAGGTTGAAACCTCAGGCTAGCCGGTCAGCTATCGCTCCGCGATGATGACGGCCACGCGCCGCGCATCCCACAATTGGTCGAGAACCGGAGGATCGCTGTTGTGCAAGCCCCCCCCGTCGCGACGCGACGACTTACCGGCTAGCCTGCGGTTTCAACCGCAGGAATAGCACCCAATCCATCCCGCGTCCCGTAGGGACGGCTTACCCCGGCTTACCGTTTGCCGAATGATCCCGGCTACGATCAAGACGACCTTCCCCCCGCTCAAAAAAAAATCGGCGGCAGAGCGAAATGCCCTACCGCCGATATACAAAAACGGTTCAGATCAGACCTTACTTCTGCTCGGTCCAGTCGAGCACAACCTTGCCGGACTGGCCGGAAAGCATCGCATCGAAGCCCTTCTTGAAGTCGGTGTAGTGGAAGCGATGCGTGATCACGTCCTGCACGTTGAGGCCGCTGAGCACCATCGAGCTCATTTTGTACCAGGTCTCGTACATTTCGCGTCCGTAGATCCCCTTGAGTTCAAGGCCCTTGAAGATCACCTTGTCCCAATCGATCGCCACTTTTTCCGGGAAGATTCCGAGCAACGAGATCTTGGCACCGTTGGACGAGTACTCAAGCAAGTCATTGAGACCGCTTGGGTGACCGGACATTTCCAAGCCCACATCGAAGCCTTCGCGCATGCCGAGCTCTTTCATCACGTCGTCGAGCTTCTCCTCGGCCACGTTGACCACTCGGGTGGCGCCCAACTTCTTGGCCAACTCGAGGCGGTATGGGTTCACGTCGGTAACCACCACGTTGTGCGCACCAGCCTGGCGGCAGACGGCAGCAGCCATGCAGCCGATCGGGCCGGCTCCGGTGATCAGCACGTCTTCAGCAACGAGATCCCAGCTGAGTGCGGTGTGCACGGCATTCCCGAGTGGGTCGAAAAGCGACACGATATCCGGGTCGATGCCTTCAGGGATCTTGTAAACGTTGGTAGCAGGAATCGAAAGGTACTCGGCGAATGCGCCGGTACGGTTCACGCCGACGCCCTTGGTGTTCGGGCAGAGGTGACGGCGACCAGCGAGGCAGTTACGGCAGCGGCCGCAAACGATGTGCCCTTCTCCGGAGACGATGTCGCCCACTTTGACGTCGGTCACGCCGGCTCCGACCTCTGCGACTTCACCGCAGAACTCGTGTCCGACGGTCATGCCGACGGGGATGGTTTTCTGAGCCCACTGGTCCCATTTCCAGATGTGGACGTCGGTACCACAGATAGAGGTTTTGTTGATCTTAATCAGCACGTCCATTGGCCCGACTTCGGGCATTGGGACGTCTTCGAGCCAGAGGCCTTCGGCCGCCTCTTTTTTAACCAGAGCTTTCATAGCGGAGTTGTCAGAGTTCAGGGTGAGCCAGCACCATCATTGCGCGCACACGATACGCAAGCGCAATCCACCCATTCGGCAGGAAATTTAGCCGTATTATAGTCTCGAAACCAGAGCTCAGAAACCCGTCATACAGAACTCCGCACCAAGCACTTATTCAGCCCGCCCGATCTTCGCCCAATCCGGAGCGTGGCCATCCATGCGCAGCAATTCCAAGCCGAAAATCGCGTCCTCATTCTGCGGGTCCAGCGCCACCGCCAGATCCAGCAAACAACCGGCAAGGTGGATATTCTCCGCGCCGCCCTCATCCAGCAATCGCGTCGCCCGCATCTGCATCAACGAAGCCAACGTGCGAGGCTGGACCTCCGGCTTATAATGCTTGGCCACCAGTCCCTTCTTAAGCTGATGGTTGATCACGATCGTCGCCTTGGTCCGTGGCGAGAGCTCGACGGCGAGCGCCATCAAGCGGTTGACCAGAGGCATCATCGCTTCGGCCTTCTTCGCATCCACTTGAAGCTCCCCGTCATCGGAGAGCGCAGACTCGCGCAACAGCTGGTTCGCCGTCGCCGCTAGATTACGCGAATACTCCTCGCGCTCGGCCATGATCATCCCCAGGCCCTCAGCCGAAAACACCTCACCATTCTGCTCCGGTACGATGTAACCAAATCCATCGTCTCCTGCCCGCAATGGGTTCACCGCGCAGATCAGCGCGGCGCAGAGTAGTGTCAGCCATCGATTCATCTTCATCATATCGTGCATCATGCCCAGAAGCGTCAATCCCGGATCCGGCTTGCATGTTGTGCGGAGAAAAACCATTCTCGGCAACTCTGAAATGAACGAAAAAATGGCGCACCCCACCGACATCCGCAACTCCAAGGCCCTCCTCCGCCGGGAAATTAAGTCGCGCCTGGCCGGCACCACCGATGCCGAACTGGAGCGCCAGGACGGTGAGATCGCATGCCAGATTGTTGGAATCCTGAACACAGCCCAGACGGCCCAGACCGTTTTAATGTTCTCGCCCATCCGTTTCGAGCCTCAGATCGCATCGGCTTTCGATCATTGCCTCAACGGAGGCCACCAGCTTGTCCTCCCGCGCATCACCGACGCCGCATCCGGCGCCATGAACCTCCTGCGGGTCGATGCACTCGACACCATGGTCAACGGCCCATTCGGCATCACCGAACCAGACCCCGACTTTTGCCCACCAGTCGACGCGGGATCCATCGACCTCGCCTTCATCCCGGGCTGGGCATTCAACCCACAGTCCGGCGCACGCCTCGGCAAGGGCGGCGGCTTCTACGATCGCCTGCTCGCCAACCCAAACTTCCGCGCCCGCACCATCGGTGTCGCCTACTCCGACCAACTCGTCCCCGACCTCCCCATCGAAGCCCACGACCACCCAATGGATGCGGTGCTGTCACCGGAGGGTTTAGTTGAGGTTGAGAAGTAGGATTCGCCCTTGAGCCCTCATTTCCAGCTTCTCCCAGTGATCTCTGCTCCATAAAGGAGAACGGACCTTAACAGAAGCCAACGCACACGTTCGGAGTTCCCTTCAGCACCGACATTCTACGACGCGTTCTCGTCGCTTAACGCCCCCCTTGAATCAAAGGCAGTGCTTCTCACTGCACTCCAAGCTCCCTAACCTGGCACGTTCATTTTGAACTCGGGAATGCGGACGCAGACCGGTTCGCCGTTGTCCAGCCTGCCGAAATAAGCGCCGCTGGCAATGCTGTTGGCAGCAACCGTGTGGTAGGAATTGTAGGAAAAGACCTCCTCGGGGGAGATGCGCGGCTTTTGGCCAATGATCCCATCGCCCTCGACCACGGTCCGCTCACCGCTCTCCGAGGTGACCACCCATTTTCTACCAAGAAATGTCACCGCCTCCTCTCCTTCGTTGCGGATAGCGATGATGTACACGAATGGATAGGGCTGATCGAGGGGGGCCTCCAACGACGGCATGAACACGACGTCGCGCACCTCCACTTTTACAAAATCGATTTCACGGATAGCAGCCACAACAGTATCGTAATGATCAGTACGCCAATTCTGACCGACAGGCGATACTTTGCAGGATCCACGAATCACCTAATAA from Sulfuriroseicoccus oceanibius includes:
- a CDS encoding PD40 domain-containing protein; amino-acid sequence: MPRPPLLIRSFRAVTLVVLSLLMVALPDADAQVVIKKSSQINVDVERFGGPNGSSAAAVVQQDLKATPGFRLAKVAGSTWTVKGVVQDNALQGSLIDPTGRARFSRRYTAPSLATAAHQLSGDVIYEITGTRGLPGSKIVFSGSAGRGREIFICDWDGKNLKQLTSDGSLAVSPAISPDGRKVAFTSYRSGYPDVWVLDLPTARRQRAYNSPGTNTGAAFSPDGRRIALTMSFSGNPELYVGPATGGRARQLTKTIEVESSPSWSPDGRQVAYVTSRGAGPRIAIVSAGGGRPKILNTGHGYNTEPSWSPDGKQIAFNVRGSGGMQIAVYEISTGRTRIVGSGEAPHWGPDSQHVVATKGGDLVLINTADGSTRTIVKGRRAKEPSWTIR
- a CDS encoding 5-formyltetrahydrofolate cyclo-ligase, whose product is MNEKMAHPTDIRNSKALLRREIKSRLAGTTDAELERQDGEIACQIVGILNTAQTAQTVLMFSPIRFEPQIASAFDHCLNGGHQLVLPRITDAASGAMNLLRVDALDTMVNGPFGITEPDPDFCPPVDAGSIDLAFIPGWAFNPQSGARLGKGGGFYDRLLANPNFRARTIGVAYSDQLVPDLPIEAHDHPMDAVLSPEGLVEVEK
- a CDS encoding ApaG domain; this translates as MAAIREIDFVKVEVRDVVFMPSLEAPLDQPYPFVYIIAIRNEGEEAVTFLGRKWVVTSESGERTVVEGDGIIGQKPRISPEEVFSYNSYHTVAANSIASGAYFGRLDNGEPVCVRIPEFKMNVPG
- a CDS encoding OmpA family protein, which encodes MNARTLLAAAVALAIIPLTSCQQTRTDDFAADPNFDSSAYEDFANVTPLPQRDSSISFYGPGSERLDKSMFGPVYFDYDSYAIKPTEGAKLEQMATRLRSNRKRLIIAGHTDASGTSEYNRALGERRAQAVRSTLLAMGVASNRMQTVSFGEDAPAQPGNASANRRAEFGAYD
- the trpD gene encoding anthranilate phosphoribosyltransferase, giving the protein MNILTSAVDSLRVGQDLPVDLVTLCADALIAQDTADADRLAFLEALAAKGESTAEIEAFVRAFLRHAVDPQVDASDFEEPLFDIVGTGGDKLNLFNVSSTAMFILAGAGVVPVKHANRAVTSKSGGADLLDALGVKIDLAPSQFAEALKQAKIGFLFAPVYHPAFAAVVPVRKELAARGVRTVFNLLGPHLNPVKPDHQLIGVYDAAMVDQFAEIMKALGRKSGWVVHGTTGEGQGMDEVSILGETQVARVVSGQPITRSVLAAAEVGGVDADGLEQLVGGTARENAQITKAILSGDERGAPRRMAVANAAAGLCAAGVCESMEQALDRANESLDSGKAVQRLKALIDATNA
- a CDS encoding YqgE/AlgH family protein gives rise to the protein MTEKSPLEGQLLVATPVLRDPHFFHSVIYLSDHDDDGAHGLVLNMPVESSVRELLRGQEFDALSDVPVYRGGPVNQDKLTFAKLDWDNSKQSFTFENHLSSTAATEAFQKGEDVRAFVGYSGWTAGQLENELEENAWVTHPPIAAVSFTDATPQLWSTVLRSMGPFYELLTTTPRRPELN
- the tdh gene encoding L-threonine 3-dehydrogenase; amino-acid sequence: MKALVKKEAAEGLWLEDVPMPEVGPMDVLIKINKTSICGTDVHIWKWDQWAQKTIPVGMTVGHEFCGEVAEVGAGVTDVKVGDIVSGEGHIVCGRCRNCLAGRRHLCPNTKGVGVNRTGAFAEYLSIPATNVYKIPEGIDPDIVSLFDPLGNAVHTALSWDLVAEDVLITGAGPIGCMAAAVCRQAGAHNVVVTDVNPYRLELAKKLGATRVVNVAEEKLDDVMKELGMREGFDVGLEMSGHPSGLNDLLEYSSNGAKISLLGIFPEKVAIDWDKVIFKGLELKGIYGREMYETWYKMSSMVLSGLNVQDVITHRFHYTDFKKGFDAMLSGQSGKVVLDWTEQK